One part of the Parambassis ranga chromosome 8, fParRan2.1, whole genome shotgun sequence genome encodes these proteins:
- the vasnb gene encoding vasorin b — protein sequence MERERVITMKIFLSPLMPFLLLLIMPDGIVSSDCPNECSCSTPESILCFQRRAPTIPSGVAPSTRSLYLFANGIESLTTEDFNGLENLEMLDLSQNKLTELPDRVFEPLTSLRNLDLSSNQITHISEESFQSMTLLERLYLYSNHIKTIHPAAFNGLEHLLELKLQGNQLASLPALSMPRLLLLDLRFNALPTLGPSDLQTPNLESLKLGGVGLISLNDELISNLKNLHELDISGNQLKTFPSVLKETQGLIHLSLAGNPMGPLTVQDLQSLGELQELDISSLSLQGIPKEFSQLFPHLRKLTIAENPFNCLCNLAWFPRWLRTQSITLERPEETRCHFPPINAGKVLERLEHRDFGCPTTTTVTTSTVKTTTTLFVPVTSLPTTTRVIPVPRASDNPTDKEADSLLPPVPASPSSSSMDPYVEQHFCPSHTCLNGGTCRLDQHGQVECTCPHGTAGLYCEIQNDPPPSPAEDDPLKATVAVDTPDISSHQATATSVLLDLHRYIEMRPYIRGIRLTYRNLSGPDRRPIQLSLPASFPEYTLRGLNPNSTYAVCASPLGAPSGIDSVCTEAHTAPESTRGPDARLEDPKLTTMVVPAVAILLLVVLIAVAVGVVCYLRRKRAKGHLDLDCEPSQLELDGVKSVLDNGAMPHKQPQLMIPEPAVQNGNLEYEVLLLQDHCTSNNNMSSHKPSYF from the coding sequence atggagagagaaagagtcaTCACCATGAAGATCTTTCTCAGTCCACTGATGCcctttctgctcctcctcatcatgCCTGATGGTATCGTGTCTAGTGACTGCCCAAATGAATGCTCCTGTTCCACTCCTGAATCCATTTTGTGTTTCCAAAGACGCGCCCCCACCATTCCTAGCGGAGTGGCTCCATCTACCAGAAGCCTCTACCTGTTTGCCAATGGAATTGAAAGCTTGACAACTGAGGACTTTAATGGTCTAGAGAACCTGGAAATGCTGGACCTCAGTCAAAACAAACTGACTGAACTTCCTGACAGGGTGTTTGAACCTTTGACTTCGTTAAGAAACCTGGACTTGTCATCCAACCAGATCACCCACATTTCAGAGGAATCCTTTCAGAGTATGACGCTGCTTGAGCGCCTATATTTGTACAGTAATCACATCAAGACTATCCACCCTGCAGCTTTTAATGGTTTGGAGCACTTGCTGGAACTCAAATTGCAGGGTAACCAGTTAGCATCTCTGCCAGCTCTCTCAATGCCCCGACTGCTGCTACTGGACCTGCGATTTAATGCTTTGCCCACTTTGGGTCCTTCAGACCTCCAGACACCAAATCTAGAGTCACTCAAATTGGGCGGTGTGGGGCTCATTAGCCTGAATGACGAGCTCATAAGTAATCTGAAGAATCTCCATGAACTGGACATCTCGGGAAACCAACTCAAGACCTTCCCCTCAGTGTTAAAGGAGACCCAAGGACTGATTCATCTCAGCCTGGCTGGGAATCCAATGGGCCCTCTAACGGTTCAGGACCTGCAGAGCCTTGGGGAGCTGCAGGAGTTGGACATTAGCAGTCTCAGCCTGCAAGGCATTCCTAAAGAGTTCTCCCAGCTCTTCCCCCACCTCCGAAAACTCACAATAGCAGAAAACCCCTTTAACTGCCTCTGCAACCTAGCATGGTTCCCAAGATGGCTTAGAACCCAGAGCATCACCCTAGAAAGACCAGAGGAGACCCGCTGCCATTTTCCACCTATCAATGCTGGAAAAGTATTAGAAAGATTGGAGCACAGAGATTTTGGCTGTCCTACCACAACTACAGTCACCACTAGTACTGTCAAAACTACTACCACCCTGTTTGTTCCTGTTACATCCCTTCCAACTACTACAAGAGTTATTCCAGTCCCCAGAGCCAGTGACAACCCCACTGACAAAGAGGCCGACTCCCTCCTACCCCCTGTCCCTGCATCCCCCAGTAGTAGCAGCATGGACCCATACGTGGAACAGCACTTCTGTCCCTCTCACACCTGTCTGAATGGAGGTACATGTCGTTTGGATCAGCATGGTCAGGTAGAGTGTACCTGTCCACATGGTACCGCTGGCCTGTACTGTGAAATCCAGAATGATCCCCCACCTTCTCCCGCTGAAGATGATCCCCTAAAGGCAACCGTCGCTGTGGATACACCAGACATCAGTTCACATCAAGCAACTGCAACCTCTGTTCTACTGGACCTCCACCGTTACATTGAGATGCGGCCTTATATCCGTGGTATCCGCTTAACCTACCGCAATCTCTCTGGGCCAGACCGCCGACCAATTCAACTCAGCCTCCCAGCTTCCTTCCCAGAGTACACACTTAGAGGCCTGAATCCTAACTCCACCTACGCTGTGTGTGCCAGTCCATTAGGTGCACCCAGTGGCATAGACAGTGTCTGCACTGAAGCCCATACAGCCCCTGAAAGCACTAGGGGCCCTGACGCACGATTGGAAGACCCAAAACTAACCACAATGGTGGTGCCAGCAGTTGCTATCCTCCTACTGGTGGTACTGATAGCAGTAGCAGTGGGAGTGGTTTGCTATCTTCGCAGGAAGAGGGCCAAGGGTCACCTTGACCTAGACTGTGAACCCTCACAGCTAGAGTTGGATGGAGTCAAATCTGTCTTAGACAATGGGGCGATGCCTCACAAACAGCCTCAGCTTATGATCCCTGAACCTGCTGTTCAGAATGGCAATCTGGAGTACGAAGTGTTGCTACTACAAGATCACTGTACGTCAAAtaacaacatgtcctcacacaaGCCTTCCTATTTTTGA